From one Coffea eugenioides isolate CCC68of chromosome 11, Ceug_1.0, whole genome shotgun sequence genomic stretch:
- the LOC113753044 gene encoding cell number regulator 7-like → MASGNGNNDWSTGLCDCTEDCRSCCLACWCPCVAFGRIAEIVDRGQSSCCQMGCIFCLLGLLLLNHGSLSWIVSMGYRTKIRQQYGIMGGSCHDCILHFCCERCALCQEYRELQFQGYDVSAGWEANAAKKISGVTMAPVGEKMTR, encoded by the exons ATGGCTTCTGGAAATGGGAACAACGATTGGTCTACCGGCCTCTGTGATTGCACTGAAGATTGCCGTTCCT GTTGCCTTGCCTGCTGGTGCCCTTGTGTTGCCTTTGGGAGGATTGCTGAGATCGTGGATAGAGGCCAATCCT CTTGCTGCCAGATGGGGTGCATTTTCTGTCTGCTAGGTCTACTCCTGTTGAATCATGGGTCCTTGTCATGGATTGTTAGCATGGGCTATCGCACCAAGATAAGGCAACAATACGGTATTATGGGAGGCTCATGCCATGATTGTATCCTTCATTTCTGTTGCGAGCGTTGCGCCTTGTGCCAAGAGTACCGTGAACTTCAGTTCCAAGGATATGATGTTTCTGCTG GTTGGGAAGCAAATGCTGCTAAAAAGATTTCTGGGGTAACTATGGCTCCAGTTGGAGAAAAGATGACGCGTTAG